Proteins found in one Oribacterium sp. oral taxon 102 genomic segment:
- a CDS encoding ImmA/IrrE family metallo-endopeptidase — MQREKKIPDKPRFDYVTQTAYKFLLECGYTRFPISPYDVLDELKDYVVCLPWSKAKKVMKSEDPFHLRQLQAEGRTIRMRGNGMYYIVYDDITVNSPDRIAWTIMHEIGHIILGHLVEFSETALNRGGMASKQYGVLEVEAHYFAAEFLMPTAILKYFKGITVDEIALLFGVSDKAAEKKYKRVFESDYLPAGEYDKQVIRNFYKFLITETDEAIYRSIYRTWGIPWKVRYVSVCRKCPDCYSYVDDPSAQHCSYCGSLIERSEMYSSMFERMRVRSEFTKIPGTKHHGYPYGEPFVVNGLKHTKLTICPICLNHDFSDGGTYCRIRGTPLINEADHIEDCFSKEDGQETNANQWYPSFERRYQRLVTYRGLLFENDWIDYDYWEFTKFMMRGTRSRVSMDLHSAILYSHAFADDNDDVYILTDTVVAAEIMKNEKETILSYLKETDDIERSRLEVLVAYDL; from the coding sequence ATGCAAAGAGAGAAAAAGATTCCTGATAAGCCGCGATTTGATTATGTCACACAGACAGCATATAAGTTTCTGCTCGAATGCGGCTATACCAGGTTTCCAATTTCTCCTTACGATGTCCTCGATGAACTGAAGGACTACGTCGTATGTCTTCCATGGTCAAAGGCCAAGAAGGTGATGAAGTCCGAGGATCCGTTCCATCTACGTCAGCTACAGGCAGAAGGCAGAACTATCAGGATGCGCGGGAACGGTATGTACTATATCGTATATGACGATATCACGGTTAACAGTCCTGATCGGATAGCGTGGACTATTATGCATGAGATTGGTCATATCATTCTCGGTCACTTGGTCGAGTTTAGTGAGACTGCCTTGAATCGAGGAGGAATGGCATCAAAACAGTATGGGGTGCTGGAAGTTGAAGCTCATTATTTTGCTGCAGAGTTTCTGATGCCGACGGCTATTCTGAAATACTTTAAAGGGATCACTGTCGATGAGATAGCTCTTCTCTTTGGTGTTTCAGATAAGGCGGCTGAAAAAAAGTATAAGAGAGTATTTGAGAGTGACTACCTTCCTGCAGGTGAGTACGATAAACAGGTAATAAGGAATTTCTATAAGTTTCTTATTACAGAGACGGACGAGGCAATTTACAGGAGTATCTACAGGACTTGGGGAATACCGTGGAAGGTAAGATACGTATCCGTATGCCGTAAATGTCCGGATTGCTATTCATATGTAGATGATCCGAGTGCTCAGCATTGTTCCTATTGTGGATCGCTTATTGAACGTTCCGAGATGTACAGCAGTATGTTCGAACGAATGAGAGTAAGAAGCGAATTTACAAAGATTCCGGGGACAAAGCATCACGGATACCCATATGGGGAACCATTCGTAGTCAATGGTCTGAAACATACAAAACTGACCATATGTCCCATATGCCTGAACCACGATTTTTCAGACGGCGGGACGTACTGCCGCATCCGCGGTACGCCTCTGATTAACGAGGCTGATCACATAGAGGACTGTTTTTCGAAGGAAGACGGGCAAGAAACCAATGCCAACCAATGGTATCCATCTTTTGAAAGGCGGTATCAGCGATTGGTGACATATAGAGGCTTACTCTTTGAAAATGATTGGATAGACTATGATTATTGGGAATTTACGAAATTTATGATGAGGGGAACGAGATCAAGGGTATCAATGGATTTGCATTCCGCCATCTTGTATTCTCACGCTTTTGCGGATGACAATGATGATGTCTATATTTTGACTGACACTGTTGTGGCGGCCGAGATCATGAAAAACGAAAAGGAAACCATCCTGTCATATTTGAAGGAGACAGATGATATAGAAAGAAGTCGGTTGGAGGTGCTGGTAGCGTATGATTTATAA
- a CDS encoding helix-turn-helix domain-containing protein, with amino-acid sequence MTLGEFIKTKRTELGMSRNMLATKTGISHTEVQRIETNERKMPSLKVLCSLASALNIPQEDLLKVAGYVPGDDMTAVERAFPGLKTKKQQETVEKIADGLSRNADLKDEDLDDLYKQVEMFIEYAKREKDS; translated from the coding sequence ATGACCTTAGGCGAATTTATAAAAACTAAAAGAACTGAATTAGGCATGAGCCGAAATATGCTTGCTACAAAAACGGGAATCAGTCACACAGAGGTTCAACGCATTGAGACCAATGAAAGGAAAATGCCTTCACTTAAGGTGCTCTGTTCCTTGGCATCAGCATTAAATATTCCGCAGGAAGACCTACTTAAGGTTGCGGGATACGTTCCGGGCGATGACATGACTGCTGTCGAACGCGCTTTCCCGGGCTTAAAAACTAAAAAGCAACAGGAAACCGTTGAGAAGATTGCAGACGGACTTTCAAGAAATGCAGACTTGAAAGACGAGGATTTGGACGACCTTTATAAGCAAGTGGAGATGTTTATTGAGTATGCAAAGAGAGAAAAAGATTCCTGA
- a CDS encoding bacterio-opsin activator, whose amino-acid sequence MKNNDNVKSIFDKQTKTWFEVTPEQYQEFDRWRTRTRKRMQNHGRCTCPRSKWWLCDGMCDDCEFKAAGDILSLDKPVANEDGDETTLADTLVDPSPLIEDVICDKAELDQLFERLNEIMPEAAEIGRLRLKKLTDEAIAEIIGIKRTTFRSRLDKAAEKLAKEFPDRLK is encoded by the coding sequence ATGAAAAACAACGACAATGTAAAGAGCATCTTTGACAAGCAGACCAAGACATGGTTCGAGGTCACCCCGGAACAGTATCAGGAGTTTGACCGCTGGCGCACCCGCACCAGAAAGCGTATGCAGAATCACGGTCGCTGCACCTGTCCGAGAAGCAAATGGTGGCTGTGTGACGGCATGTGCGACGACTGCGAATTTAAAGCCGCTGGAGACATCCTCTCCCTCGATAAACCGGTCGCAAACGAGGACGGCGATGAGACTACTCTGGCAGACACTCTCGTAGATCCCTCTCCGCTTATAGAGGATGTCATCTGCGATAAAGCTGAGCTTGACCAGTTGTTTGAGCGTCTGAACGAGATCATGCCGGAAGCCGCTGAGATTGGAAGACTTCGCCTTAAGAAGCTTACTGATGAAGCTATCGCCGAGATCATCGGTATCAAGCGCACAACCTTTCGTTCCCGTCTTGATAAGGCTGCAGAAAAGCTCGCTAAGGAATTTCCTGATCGCCTCAAGTAA
- a CDS encoding DNA ligase, whose translation MSKMSDMAQTIEELRSAAAVIKDAADWLAQQFSSDADDLPTEIIDEKPELTMEDVRAVLAEKFRKGYTAKIRELLQKYGASKLSGVDPANYQALLEDVEGLGDGK comes from the coding sequence ATGAGCAAGATGAGCGATATGGCACAGACCATCGAAGAGCTCCGCAGTGCTGCTGCCGTTATTAAGGACGCGGCGGACTGGCTGGCACAGCAGTTTAGCTCCGATGCCGATGATCTTCCGACAGAAATCATCGATGAAAAGCCGGAGCTGACAATGGAGGACGTCCGGGCGGTGCTGGCAGAGAAATTCCGCAAGGGATACACGGCTAAGATCCGCGAGCTTCTCCAGAAGTACGGCGCATCAAAGCTGTCCGGGGTCGATCCGGCAAATTATCAGGCACTGCTTGAGGATGTGGAGGGACTTGGCGATGGCAAATAA
- a CDS encoding DUF2800 domain-containing protein has translation MANKHALLSASSADRWLHCPPSARLCESYEDKGSDYAAEGTDAHALCEYKLKSALGIEAEDPTEGLSWFNQEMEDCATGYADFVLEQVETAKEVCSDPVVLIEQRVDFSRWVEQGFGTADCIIIADGTLQIVDFKYGLGVLVSAEENPQMMCYGLGALEIFDCLYEIDTVRMTIYQPRRDNLFTYELSKDELLRWADETLKPAADLAFAGDGNFLCGEWCGFCKAKNSCRARAAANLELAKYDFKLPPLLTDEDVEDILGRVDNLVAWASDIKEYALQQAISGKVWTGFKLVEGRSNRKYVNDAAVAEAVTKAGFDPYEQKLLGITAMQKLLGKARFEEVLAGLIEKPQGKPTLVPESDKRSAMNNAKSDFSENEGGQDYV, from the coding sequence ATGGCAAATAAACACGCATTACTCTCTGCATCCTCCGCAGACAGGTGGCTGCACTGCCCACCGTCCGCAAGGCTCTGCGAAAGCTACGAGGACAAAGGCAGTGACTATGCCGCCGAAGGCACGGATGCACACGCCCTTTGCGAGTACAAGCTGAAGTCGGCTCTGGGCATCGAAGCGGAGGATCCTACCGAAGGTCTCAGCTGGTTCAACCAGGAGATGGAGGACTGCGCTACCGGCTATGCCGATTTCGTATTGGAGCAGGTCGAGACGGCAAAGGAAGTCTGCAGCGATCCCGTAGTCCTGATCGAGCAGCGTGTGGATTTCTCCCGCTGGGTGGAACAGGGATTCGGCACCGCCGACTGCATTATCATCGCGGACGGCACGCTCCAGATTGTCGATTTCAAGTACGGCCTCGGTGTGCTGGTCAGTGCGGAGGAAAATCCGCAGATGATGTGCTACGGCCTCGGTGCTTTGGAGATCTTCGATTGTCTCTATGAGATTGATACCGTCCGTATGACCATCTACCAGCCGCGCCGGGATAACCTCTTCACCTACGAGCTTTCCAAGGACGAGCTGCTCCGCTGGGCGGATGAGACCTTAAAGCCCGCTGCCGATCTGGCATTCGCCGGTGACGGTAACTTCCTCTGCGGCGAGTGGTGCGGCTTCTGCAAGGCGAAGAATTCCTGCCGAGCCAGGGCTGCCGCCAATCTGGAGCTTGCAAAGTATGACTTCAAGCTGCCGCCTCTTCTGACAGATGAGGATGTGGAGGACATTCTCGGTAGGGTGGACAACCTCGTGGCATGGGCATCCGACATCAAAGAATATGCCCTGCAGCAGGCAATCAGCGGTAAGGTCTGGACAGGCTTCAAGCTGGTCGAAGGCCGCTCCAACAGAAAGTACGTAAACGATGCTGCCGTGGCAGAGGCAGTCACGAAGGCTGGCTTTGATCCCTACGAGCAGAAGCTCCTCGGCATTACTGCCATGCAGAAGCTCCTCGGAAAAGCCCGCTTTGAAGAAGTCCTTGCAGGACTGATTGAAAAGCCGCAGGGCAAGCCGACTCTCGTCCCGGAAAGCGACAAGAGATCAGCCATGAACAACGCAAAATCAGATTTCAGTGAAAACGAAGGAGGACAAGATTATGTCTAA
- a CDS encoding ssDNA-binding protein, with protein MSKNNTVKNPMKVITGPDTRWSYANVWEPKSINGGAPKFSVSLIIPKSDTKTIAKIKAAIEAAYAEGESKLKGSSKSVPALSAIKTPLRDGDKERPDDLAYAGSYFINANSATAPGIVDADLNPILHIDHAALGEGFFQAAKVGVLLAEHCQPLPQSGIAGLDVGGLSLE; from the coding sequence ATGTCTAAGAACAACACAGTAAAAAATCCCATGAAGGTCATCACCGGCCCGGATACCCGTTGGAGCTATGCCAACGTCTGGGAGCCGAAGTCCATCAACGGCGGCGCACCGAAGTTCAGCGTGAGCCTGATCATTCCGAAGTCCGACACCAAGACCATCGCCAAGATCAAGGCGGCCATCGAGGCAGCCTACGCCGAGGGCGAGTCCAAGCTCAAGGGAAGCTCCAAGAGCGTACCGGCACTTTCGGCCATCAAGACGCCTCTCCGTGACGGCGATAAGGAGCGTCCGGACGATCTGGCCTATGCAGGCAGCTACTTCATCAACGCTAACTCCGCTACGGCTCCGGGCATCGTGGATGCGGATCTTAACCCGATCCTCCACATAGATCACGCCGCCCTGGGCGAAGGATTTTTCCAAGCGGCAAAGGTCGGGGTGCTTCTTGCTGAACACTGCCAGCCGCTTCCGCAGTCCGGCATTGCAGGTCTGGATGTGGGCGGTCTGTCTTTAGAATAA
- a CDS encoding tyrosine-type recombinase/integrase has product MAKKKADPTPLPAFTKVKRGNYLYLRAFIYDSDGKRIAIYGKNEEELAGKILQARKEIEDMIFRKANPTVSEYCERWLEMQAAHVRPSTLRGYTLTVRKYIIAPLGEMYLSEVTADDIKLAMVPVSKRSEDVYNKVNMLFKSIFYSAEYSNLIKDNPAKNLNAKGGIPKKEKEALTDAQAEQLLDTIKDLPPYVFVMIGLYSGLRREEILALQWDCVHLEGNTPYISVRRAWHSEKNRPVVSTDLKTPAAKRDVPIPENLADCLRKEKEKSISEYVIADRRGQPLSYSQFVRIWNYIKVRSTKERTLYKYVNGQAIKKKFKPEPGQKCVNRENIVYSLDFTVTPHQLRHTYITNLIYAGIDPKTVQYLAGHENSKVTMDIYAKAKYNKPEELSSVVNSALKKPVKSESGAKTGQ; this is encoded by the coding sequence ATGGCAAAAAAGAAAGCTGATCCCACACCACTTCCGGCATTTACAAAGGTGAAGCGTGGGAATTATCTTTATCTCAGGGCGTTTATCTATGACTCTGACGGGAAAAGAATTGCTATTTATGGAAAAAATGAAGAGGAACTGGCCGGAAAGATCCTTCAGGCTCGAAAAGAAATCGAAGATATGATATTTCGGAAGGCGAATCCTACCGTAAGCGAGTATTGTGAGAGATGGCTAGAAATGCAGGCAGCACATGTAAGGCCCAGCACACTCAGGGGTTATACATTGACCGTCAGAAAATACATCATTGCACCCCTCGGGGAGATGTATCTGTCTGAGGTGACGGCCGATGACATCAAGCTCGCAATGGTACCGGTATCAAAGAGATCCGAGGATGTGTACAACAAGGTCAATATGCTTTTTAAGAGCATTTTCTACTCTGCCGAATACAGCAACCTGATCAAGGACAATCCTGCCAAGAATCTCAACGCCAAGGGAGGCATTCCGAAGAAAGAAAAAGAAGCTCTGACCGACGCGCAAGCCGAGCAGCTGCTGGATACGATCAAAGATCTGCCGCCTTATGTATTTGTGATGATTGGTCTCTATTCCGGGCTGCGTCGGGAAGAGATACTGGCGCTGCAATGGGATTGTGTCCATCTTGAAGGAAATACTCCGTATATTTCAGTCCGAAGGGCATGGCATTCTGAAAAGAACAGGCCTGTTGTTTCAACGGATTTGAAGACTCCAGCAGCCAAAAGAGATGTGCCGATTCCGGAGAATCTGGCTGACTGCCTGAGAAAAGAAAAAGAAAAATCGATTTCTGAGTATGTGATTGCAGACAGGCGCGGACAGCCGCTTTCATACTCTCAGTTTGTCCGGATCTGGAACTATATTAAGGTCCGCAGCACAAAGGAGCGAACGCTGTATAAATACGTGAACGGGCAGGCCATCAAGAAGAAGTTTAAGCCTGAGCCTGGCCAGAAATGCGTAAACCGGGAGAACATAGTGTACTCCCTGGACTTTACGGTGACGCCTCATCAGCTACGCCACACATATATTACCAACCTGATTTATGCCGGAATAGATCCGAAAACAGTGCAGTATCTGGCTGGTCACGAGAACAGCAAGGTTACCATGGACATCTACGCCAAGGCAAAGTATAATAAGCCTGAAGAGCTTTCATCAGTAGTTAACAGCGCATTGAAAAAGCCTGTTAAATCAGAGTCCGGGGCAAAGACTGGGCAGTGA
- a CDS encoding tyrosine-type recombinase/integrase, whose protein sequence is MPKKRVPYFNYNTVTINGHQYFKAYAMNADKKLIIVYGKTIDELCQKYEEAEHRTEDDLFSLRSPTVKEYCEKWLLMQSANVRSTTLIDYTSKVNLHIIKPLGHMRMTDVTADDIKLALVPVSQKSASVFKSVNILLKCIFNSAEDSKIITYNPTRFLSQKGGGIPQKDRESLTDEQVALLLKTIRDLPPYVFVMLGLYAGLRREEILALQWDCVILDTDAPYIKVRRAWHTESNRPVIMTELKTPAARRDIAIPKGLADCLREAKEKSTSEYVVANKEGGPLTYTEFRSLWRFIVVRTAKPRKAKKKVGGKYVKYMLYPQLGEMARNNGKVQYVLDFEVTPHQLRHTYITNLIAAGVDPKTVQYLAGHEKSKITMDIYAKVKYNKPEELAKALTVAFDQWKKPTDIKQKDQDGE, encoded by the coding sequence ATGCCCAAGAAGAGAGTTCCCTACTTCAACTACAATACTGTGACGATCAATGGGCATCAGTATTTTAAAGCTTACGCTATGAATGCTGACAAGAAGCTGATCATCGTTTACGGAAAAACCATTGATGAGCTTTGCCAGAAATATGAAGAGGCGGAACACCGAACAGAAGATGACCTGTTCAGCCTTCGTTCCCCCACTGTGAAAGAATATTGTGAAAAATGGCTGCTGATGCAGTCAGCAAATGTAAGATCAACCACACTGATCGATTATACATCCAAAGTGAATCTACATATCATAAAACCGCTTGGCCATATGAGAATGACAGATGTCACCGCTGATGATATAAAGCTGGCGCTGGTTCCTGTTTCACAAAAATCCGCTTCAGTATTTAAGTCGGTGAACATCTTGCTTAAATGCATTTTTAACTCTGCCGAAGACAGCAAGATCATCACCTATAATCCTACGAGGTTCCTCTCACAAAAGGGTGGCGGGATCCCGCAGAAGGACCGGGAGTCTCTGACAGATGAGCAGGTTGCGCTCCTGCTGAAGACAATCCGCGATCTGCCGCCCTATGTGTTTGTCATGTTGGGCTTGTATGCAGGGCTTCGTCGGGAAGAGATACTGGCGCTGCAATGGGATTGTGTGATTCTGGATACGGATGCTCCTTATATTAAAGTTCGCAGGGCATGGCATACCGAAAGCAACCGTCCTGTTATCATGACAGAGCTTAAGACTCCCGCAGCCAGAAGGGATATCGCTATACCAAAAGGTTTGGCGGACTGTCTGAGGGAGGCAAAAGAAAAATCGACATCAGAGTATGTTGTCGCCAACAAAGAAGGAGGCCCTCTGACTTATACGGAGTTCAGAAGCTTGTGGCGGTTCATCGTTGTCCGGACAGCCAAGCCCAGGAAGGCCAAGAAAAAAGTGGGTGGAAAGTATGTGAAATATATGCTTTACCCCCAGCTTGGTGAAATGGCCAGGAATAACGGGAAGGTTCAGTATGTTCTGGATTTTGAGGTGACGCCGCATCAGTTGCGTCACACCTATATCACTAACCTGATTGCCGCCGGTGTGGATCCTAAAACGGTCCAGTATCTCGCCGGTCACGAAAAGAGCAAGATCACAATGGATATCTACGCAAAGGTGAAATACAACAAGCCAGAGGAACTGGCCAAGGCGCTGACAGTAGCCTTTGATCAGTGGAAGAAGCCAACAGACATAAAACAGAAAGATCAGGACGGGGAGTGA
- a CDS encoding helix-turn-helix domain-containing protein, whose translation MEKLLTRKEAAKLLGISIDTLDAARTNGQVSFVQYVENGCVYFTEQSLQEFIARSTHRAKPREVNTGMTFRTPRVPARR comes from the coding sequence ATGGAAAAACTGCTTACGAGGAAGGAGGCGGCGAAACTCCTCGGCATTAGCATTGACACGCTGGATGCTGCGAGGACAAACGGCCAGGTTTCCTTCGTTCAATATGTCGAGAACGGCTGCGTTTACTTTACGGAACAAAGCCTTCAGGAATTCATAGCCCGGTCAACGCACAGAGCAAAGCCAAGGGAAGTCAATACAGGCATGACCTTCAGAACTCCGAGAGTTCCGGCACGAAGGTGA
- a CDS encoding type II toxin-antitoxin system PemK/MazF family toxin has protein sequence MRYAYREKPYRQPGTVKNWIYHRGDIYLANLNPFKGSEQGGVRPVLVLSNDIGNFFSTLITIAPITSQLKKTEQQTHVLLNNVRGLSTESMVCLEQIHAIDKLRILKYLGKISKDQMSAVEDAAMESLGMPIPECVDAP, from the coding sequence ATGAGATATGCGTATAGAGAAAAGCCTTATCGCCAGCCCGGAACCGTGAAGAACTGGATCTACCATCGCGGCGATATTTACCTAGCAAACCTGAATCCCTTCAAAGGGTCGGAACAAGGGGGCGTCCGTCCGGTTTTAGTCCTCTCCAACGATATCGGCAACTTTTTCAGTACGCTGATTACCATTGCTCCGATCACTTCACAACTGAAGAAAACAGAACAACAAACACATGTTCTTCTGAATAATGTGAGAGGCTTGAGCACAGAGTCAATGGTCTGCTTAGAACAGATCCATGCGATAGATAAGCTGAGGATCCTGAAGTATCTCGGGAAGATCAGTAAAGATCAGATGTCGGCGGTTGAAGACGCGGCGATGGAAAGCCTAGGTATGCCGATTCCGGAGTGTGTCGATGCTCCATAA
- a CDS encoding DUF6551 family protein, with product MPETIIRPYKEQMVSSALLEIPRNTYQRGLNPERVKRISHSFDERIANEPKVSLRDGHYVVFDGQHIVAARVDHNSGAELPIRCKVYSDLTEQEEAKLFANQTGFGVPPSIGMKLRAMVFAGDPEAVNFLKANEEIGLKVDYGQHKGRKRIACIAAALTEFRKLGLEKYQMAMKMILDGWDGDPDSLRAETVTGVCRFVDLYRGEFDPKRAVKRFRSVDPLKIYRDGKAMGDNLPGYKKYLYQVLLIYNGASKKAALPMKF from the coding sequence ATGCCTGAAACAATTATCAGACCATATAAGGAACAGATGGTCAGCAGCGCTCTTCTGGAGATTCCTCGCAATACATACCAGAGGGGCCTGAATCCTGAGAGAGTCAAACGGATCTCACATTCCTTTGACGAGAGAATTGCTAATGAACCGAAGGTCAGCCTGCGGGACGGCCACTACGTCGTATTCGACGGTCAGCACATTGTAGCCGCCAGAGTAGATCACAACAGCGGCGCGGAGCTTCCGATCCGATGCAAGGTGTATTCGGATCTCACAGAGCAGGAAGAAGCAAAGCTCTTTGCGAACCAAACCGGCTTCGGAGTCCCGCCCAGCATTGGAATGAAATTGAGAGCTATGGTTTTTGCCGGAGATCCGGAAGCGGTAAATTTCTTGAAAGCCAATGAAGAGATCGGGCTTAAGGTCGATTATGGCCAGCATAAAGGCAGAAAGCGTATTGCCTGCATCGCTGCCGCCCTTACTGAGTTCCGAAAGCTCGGACTCGAAAAGTATCAGATGGCCATGAAGATGATCCTGGACGGTTGGGATGGTGATCCGGATTCTCTGAGAGCTGAGACCGTAACCGGCGTCTGCAGGTTCGTGGATCTCTATCGCGGAGAGTTCGATCCGAAACGCGCTGTAAAGCGCTTCCGTTCCGTAGATCCCCTGAAGATCTATCGCGATGGGAAAGCGATGGGCGACAACCTGCCCGGCTATAAGAAGTATCTGTACCAGGTGCTGCTGATCTACAACGGGGCCAGTAAAAAGGCTGCGCTGCCGATGAAGTTCTGA
- a CDS encoding helix-turn-helix domain-containing protein, whose amino-acid sequence MYYNPVEFGRRLQECRKQKEMTQEELAEMVGVEKQHISRIERGVTACSIDLLPLLSVALQVSTDYLLMGKSIDKEFTRTQLLSIITQLTMITQGL is encoded by the coding sequence ATGTACTATAACCCGGTGGAATTCGGCAGGCGGCTCCAGGAATGCAGAAAACAGAAGGAGATGACTCAGGAAGAACTGGCAGAGATGGTCGGTGTTGAAAAACAGCACATCAGCAGGATTGAGCGTGGCGTTACTGCCTGCTCCATTGATCTGCTTCCGTTGCTGTCTGTAGCGCTTCAGGTCAGCACCGATTATCTGCTGATGGGGAAAAGCATCGACAAAGAGTTTACTAGAACACAGCTCCTTTCGATAATCACTCAACTGACGATGATAACTCAGGGCCTCTAA
- a CDS encoding LexA family protein — translation MRSKSQQLMNEISAYVDQYYSERHTAPSVNEIAKGVGIAKTTSYRYLVAMNDLGMLRYDGASRTITTRMISKFSESTVPAPVVGAIPCGTPEEEEENIQEYVSLPVSLFGKGEFYILKATGDSMVDAGIEDGDLVVIRKQPEAMIGDIVVALDETGSNTLKKYGGLDPDSHSVILLYQNQERYPNKQILVKELTVQGIAQHVIKAL, via the coding sequence ATGAGATCCAAAAGCCAGCAGCTGATGAATGAAATCAGCGCGTACGTTGATCAGTACTATAGCGAGAGGCATACTGCCCCTTCGGTGAATGAGATCGCCAAGGGTGTCGGGATTGCCAAGACAACCTCCTATCGCTACCTGGTTGCCATGAATGATCTCGGTATGCTGCGTTACGATGGTGCGTCTCGAACCATCACAACGCGGATGATCAGCAAGTTCTCGGAAAGCACTGTTCCGGCACCGGTCGTAGGGGCTATCCCCTGCGGAACCCCGGAAGAGGAAGAAGAGAACATTCAGGAGTATGTAAGCCTTCCCGTGTCCCTTTTCGGGAAAGGTGAATTCTACATTCTGAAGGCGACAGGCGATTCCATGGTGGATGCGGGCATTGAAGACGGGGATCTGGTCGTTATCAGAAAGCAGCCGGAAGCAATGATAGGTGACATCGTTGTTGCACTGGACGAAACAGGCTCCAATACACTGAAGAAATACGGCGGACTTGATCCGGATTCCCACTCCGTGATCCTGCTGTATCAGAACCAGGAAAGGTATCCCAACAAACAGATCCTGGTGAAGGAACTCACTGTCCAGGGAATTGCACAGCATGTTATCAAGGCGCTTTAA
- a CDS encoding NUDIX hydrolase, which translates to MRLLFEMDKKDYGGCTHFFARDSARSIIIRSGKIAMIHSLKYDYYKFPGGGIEPGESTVDALIRETAEEAGLIVIPDSISEYGYVHRIQKSTVKDDEYFMQDNYYYLCDTEEGIRPQKLDDYESDESFTLEYVMPETAILCNRTKDHGPKDPVMLEREARVLEMILSEGLIEL; encoded by the coding sequence ATGAGACTACTGTTTGAAATGGATAAAAAGGATTATGGTGGATGTACACATTTTTTTGCACGGGATTCTGCCAGAAGTATCATTATCAGAAGCGGTAAGATCGCCATGATCCACAGTCTGAAGTATGACTACTACAAATTCCCAGGCGGGGGAATCGAACCCGGGGAAAGTACCGTTGATGCGCTGATCAGGGAGACAGCCGAGGAAGCAGGCTTAATCGTGATCCCAGATTCTATAAGCGAATATGGGTATGTCCACCGGATCCAGAAGAGCACGGTGAAAGATGACGAGTATTTCATGCAAGACAATTATTATTACTTGTGCGACACGGAAGAGGGTATCAGGCCACAGAAACTGGATGACTACGAATCAGACGAGTCGTTTACTCTGGAATATGTTATGCCTGAAACAGCCATACTCTGCAACCGAACCAAAGACCACGGACCGAAGGATCCGGTAATGTTAGAACGAGAGGCGAGAGTCCTCGAAATGATCCTTTCAGAAGGACTGATAGAGTTATAA
- a CDS encoding PF20097 family protein, translating into MKCPYCGNEMTSGVVQSARQIFFTTKAHKNWFTPDIAGSEEIILSSHNWTRPTCSAYHCPDCKKVIVDYETAQQ; encoded by the coding sequence ATGAAATGCCCTTATTGTGGTAACGAAATGACAAGTGGTGTAGTTCAGAGTGCCCGTCAGATTTTCTTCACAACCAAAGCACATAAGAACTGGTTTACCCCTGACATAGCAGGTAGTGAAGAAATCATATTGAGTTCTCATAATTGGACAAGACCTACTTGTTCTGCTTATCATTGCCCGGATTGTAAAAAAGTGATCGTTGATTATGAAACTGCACAGCAGTAA